TGCGAAAGGTGCCGTCCGGGCAATCGAAGCGGCGGGGAGAGATGAAATCAAAGTATACGGAATCGACATGAGTGACGAGGATCTTCAGATCATTCAAAAAGACGGCAGCCCATGGGTGGCATCGGCAGCTGTAGATCCGAAAGATATCGGCAGGGTCCAGGTCCGCTTCCTTTATCAAAAGCTGAACGGAAAAAAAACGCCTGAAAAGGTGAAATTGGATCCCGTGTTCATTGAAAAAACTGCTTTACCGAAAGAATCGATTACAACGGATCAATTGAACGAGCATATTGAAGGATGGGGAGCGAGTGAGCAGGGGTATACAGATGAGCTGAAAGAGCTCGAATCTTCGTTCACAAACTAGAAAGGAGTTGGGAGCGATGGCGTCTCCACTATTGACTATGTCGGGTATCAACAAGAGCTTTTCGGGAGTGAAAGCCTTGAAAAATGCTAGATTCGATGTGCGGGAGGGAGAAGTTCATGCCCTGCTGGGAGCGAACGGGGCAGGGAAAAGCACCCTGATGAAAATTTTATCAGGAGCCTATGTCGGGGACAGCGGAGACATCATTCTTCTCTCTGAAAAAAGAGTCTATGAATCTCCGAAGGAAGCCAAGGAACACGGTATTCACTGTGTCTACCAGGAAGTGGATACCGCCATCGTTCCCGAACTCTCGGTGGCGGAAAATATTTGCCTGGATCAATTCTCTCAAAAAGGTTCCCTCTTCATCACTCAAAAAAAGCTGAAAAAAGAAGCAGAGGCGGCAATGAGTAAAATCGGGGCTGAATCGATCCCCCTGCATCAGCCCGCCGCTTCGTTAAGTCTGGCTGAAAAGCAGTTGGTCCTCATTGCCCGTAGCCTTCTCCACAAAGCAAAAGTCCTGATCCTGGATGAACCGACGGCACCACTTAGTTCTTCAGAAACAGAAAGGTTATTCCAGGTGATAGACGATTTAAAAGAAGAGGGAGTGGGGATCATCTTCATCTCCCACCGGCTGCCTGAAGTGTTTCAGATTTCCGACCGCATCACAGTGATGAGAGACGGTGAGACAGTCGGAACGTATGAAACACATCAAACGAGCTCACATGAAATCATAGAGGCCATGCTGGGTGGGGCATTCCAGACAGATTTCCAGAAGGGCTCCCTTGTGGCAGGTGAAACACTGTATGAGGTAAAGGGGCTGGACGACGGTAGAAAAGTGAAAGATATTCACTTATCGGTCAAGGAAGGAGAAATAGTCGGGGTAGTGGGTCTTGTCGGCGCTGGAAAAACGGAGCTAGCCAAAGCTTTATTCGGAACCTCACACCTTGAAGGAGGAGAGTTCTTCCTCAAAGGGAGAAAGCTCAAGATTCACTCTCCCAAGGAAGCGGTTCAAAATGGATTGGCACTCGTTCCCGAAGAGAGGCGGAAAGAGGGGCTGTTCATTCATGAATCGGTTCAGCACAATCTCAGCTTTCCTTCCTTGAAGAAAGTATCCAACGGGTTATGGATCAATAAGAAGAAGGAACGAAAGCTTGCTCAGGAAAAAATCCGCTCCCTTGGAATCAAGACTGCCCACGAGGACGTTCAGGCGAACTTTTTAAGTGGGGGGAATCAGCAGAAGGTGTCCATCGGGAAGTGGCTGACGGATGAGGCTTCGGTCTTCTTATTTGATGAACCGACCAAAGGGGTGGATGTGGGAACGAAAAAGGAAATCTTCTCCCTCATTCAATCCCTCGCAGAAAAAAGGAGGGGGATTCTCTACTTTTCCTGTGAGTTACAAGAAATCCTGACGATCTCGGACCGGATTCTCGTCATGTATGATGGCCGGATCGTCAAAGAACTAACAAAAGAAGAAGCGACGCAGGAAACCATATTGTTTTATGCTTCAGGAGGGACGGATGTGCATGAAAGGCAAGATACTCGACTTACTATTTAAATACGGTGCCATCGTGCTGATGGCGGTGATCCTTCTCTTTTTCAGTTTCTACAATCCCTTCTTCTGTACATATGGAAATCTGTCAGATATCCTGCGGTCGATTTCCATCGTCACGCTGGTAGCCGTCGGGGTGACATTCACCCTCATTGTCGACGGCTTCGATTTGTCTGTCGGATCGACGGTTTCCTTATCCACGGTCGTGACGGCATCGTTGATGGTCTGGTATGAAGCCCCGCTGTGGATCGTCCTTCTCGCTCCATTACTGGTAGGGGCCGGGGTGGGGTTGTTCAACTCCTTACTGATCGTGAAATTCGGTATTCCCGACCTCCTCGCAACATTGGGGGCCATGTACATCATTTCAGGTGTTCACCGTACATATACAGAAGGTTATTCGATTTACAATCACATGCCCATGACCACAGGAGGCACGGCGCCAGGGGAATTCTCCGACACGTTCCTGTGGATCGGTCAGGGAAAATGGCTTGGCCTGCCGGTACCGGTATGGATCATGCTCGTACTGGTCGCGATTGTGTATGTGATCATGCACTTCACCACGTGGGGCCGCATCCTGTATATGACGGGAGGAAATGAAGAAGCCTCACGCTTATCCGGGGTCCGCGTGAAGCGGGTGAAGCTGATTGCCTATGTTTTGTCAGGCATATTCGCATCGATCGGCGGAATCCTGTTCACGGCCCGGGTCGGATCCGGCCAGATGGACGCCGGTGCCCCGCTGCTGATGGAAGCCGTCGCAGCCGTATTTGTCGGCTTTTCCGTCCTCGGTGCCGGAAAGCCCAACATACTCGGAACCTTCTTCGGGGCAGCCCTGATCGGGGTCCTGCTGAATGGATTGACCATGATGAACCTTCCATACTATGCATTTGAAATCATCAAAGGGAGTGTACTGGTATTAGCGTTGGCCGTGACGTATATTCATGCGAAGAAGCGCAAGGCTTGAAAAAAGAGAGGCATCCCGGTCGGATGCCTCTCGATTACTTTCAGGAATTAGTCCTCATACTCCTCCAACATCTCACGGATCACAAACCCCAATGCGAAATAGAGATAAAGGGCAGCCATGCTTGACGGGAAGCTCACGCGCTCACCGATTTCATCGCCGGGGAGCATCCCTTTGATCACTTTTGTATCCAGGTGAATGTCGGCAAGGTCCATAAGACTTTCTTCCCCTTCCACCATGCCGGACACCGCTACAAATGGCACACCGTCAGCAGAAAGTTTCTTTGCGAAGGCAACGGCCTCTTCATCAGTCGAATAGCGGGTGACGATCAGCACACGATCCGCTTCCGTCAGTTCAATGGAAGAATCATATCGTTTGGCAGAAGGAAGCGGCTCGGCACCGAACAGAGCTTCTGCTGTGACGGCTTCCATTTCACGGTATGCCTTTATGTAGATGCTTCCTTGTCCGATGGCGGCCTGGGCAAGGAGGCGTGCGCCGTCCTCGATTTCGAATTCTTGTTTATCATAAATCCGTTTGAACAGTCCCGTTAACTGTGTGGTGAACATTTTGATCATTAAATTCAATCTCCTTCCATATTCATCTTCGACATTTTTCATCATAACCCTTATTATAAAGGGGAAAAAGGTCTCTAGCAAAATCTTGAGAACAAGCAGGATTTTTTTACAGAAAAAGAGAATAAGTAATAAATATACAATTATTTACCGTCGGAATACATAATTCACTAAAATGTAAAGGGGATTGGGGTATATGAATGAGAAGATTCTGATTGTGGACGATCAATTTGGTATTAGGATTCTATTAAATGAAGTGTTGCAAAAGGAAGGCTACCAAACATTTCAAGCTGCGAACGGCATCCAGGCTCTTGAAATAGTAGATAAGCATTCCCCTGATCTGGTTTTGCTCGATATGAAAATTCCTGGAATGGATGGAATTGAAATCCTGAAGCGGATGAAGCAGAAAGATGCGGATATCCGCGTCATTATCATGACTGCATACGGAGAACTCGACATGATTCAGGAGGCAAAGGACTTGGGAGCGCTTACCCATTTTGCGAAGCCGTTTGATATTGATGATATCAGACAGGCCGTCAGACAGTATATTCCAGTATAAGGAAGTTATTTGAATAGTGAAAATAGTAGTATTTTTAACATTTCGCCTCTGCAGTTGGTAAAATTAATTCTGTTTTGGTATGATACAAGTGAATTTGTTAACTATGTCACAAGGTGTTATACATAACACCGCCATTTATACCAAAATGGTCGACTGACTGAATACAAGGAGGAAATAACTATGCCTTTAGTTTCAATGAAAGACATGCTTATCCAAGCAAAAGAAAAAAGCTACGCAGTAGGTCAATTCAACCTGAATAACCTTGAGTTCACTCAAGCGATCCTGCAAGCGGCTGAAGAAGAAAAATCACCTGTCATCCTTGGTGTATCTGAAGGTGCTGCCCGTTACATGAGCGGCTTCAAAACAGTTGTGAAAATGGTTGAAGGTCTTATGGAAGACCTGAACATCACCGTTCCTGTTGCGATTCACTTAGATCACGGTTCAAGCTTTGAAAAATGTAAAGAAGCGATCGATGCAGGATTCACTTCTGTTATGATCGATGCTTCTCACGGTCCTTTCGAGGAGAACATTGAAACGACTTCTAAAGTGGTTGAATATGCTCACTCTAAAGGTGTTTCTGTTGAAGCCGAGCTTGGAACTGTCGGTGGACAGGAAGATGACGTAGTAGCAGACGGCGTTATTTATGCAGATCCTAAAGAGTGCCAAGAGATGGTTGAACGTACGGGTATCGATACTCTTGCACCTGCTCTTGGTTCTGTTCACGGTCCTTACAAAGGTGAACCAAACCTAGGATTCAAAGAAATGGAAGAAATCGGTGCAGCGACTGGAGTACCTCTAGTCCTTCACGGTGGTACTGGAATCCCTACAAAAGATATCCAAAAAGCGATTTCTTTCGGAACAGCTAAAATCAACGTAAACACTGAAAACCAAATTGCTTCTGCCAAAGCGGTACGTGAAGTACTTGCAGCAGATACAGAAGTATATGATCCACGTAAATACATGGGACCTGCACGCGAAGCGATCAAAGCAACAGTCGCTGGCAAAATGCGCGAATTCGGTTCTTCTAACCAGGCGTAATAGTAGACAGGTAATGTTTGGAAAGTCCTTGCGTGTAGGTTAGGGGCTTTCCTTATGTGGTAGAAAAAGAATGAAGCTGTAGGATGGGACTGGCACCGGGAGAGGTTTATACCTTTTGGGTCAGTCCCTTCCGTTCATTAAAAGATGATTGAAAATTTTGTCGAAAATGGGGTAGAGGAAATGAAATTTTTCATAGACACAGCAAACATGAGTGAAATCAAGGAAGCATTTAACTGGGGTATCATTTCAGGAGTGACGACGAATCCGTCCCTTGTAGCAAAAGAAAAGGGCGTAACATTCGAGGACCGATTAAAAGAAATCACGGATCTTGTCCCTGGTTCTGTAAGCGCTGAAGTCATCGCGTTGGATGCTGAAGGCATGATCAAAGAGGGCCGGGAGCTTGCGAAGATCGCTCCGAATATTACGGTGAAGCTTCCAATGACGCCGGACGGTCTGACGGCTGCATCCACTTTTGCTAAAGAAGGGATCAAGACAAATGTCACGCTGATTTTCAGTGCGAATCAGGCGCTTTTAGCGGCTCGTGCTGGAGCGACGTATGTTTCGCCTTTTTTAGGAAGATTGGATGATATCGGTCATGACGGCCTGGAACTGGTTTCCCAGATTGCCGAGATCTTTGCGATTCACGGCCTGGAAACGGAAATCATCGCGGCTTCCACCCGTCATCCGCAGCATATTACGGAAGCGGCGCTCCGAGGGGCACATATCGCAACCGTTCCTCTTAAAGTGTTGAAGCAACTATTCCAGCATCCCCTGACGGATAAAGGAATCGATGCCTTCTTGAAAGACTGGAACAATCGCTGATTTTAGGTCAATCGGTCCAAAGGAAAAAAATCCGATTATCCTATACATGTTTTGACGAATTATGTATACACTAGTAGACAATACTTCTTAGAACGTCTTCTATTGGAAAAATAATCCTTTTTGTTTTAGGTATAGGGAAGCATGCCCTAAATCGATGAACAGTGGAAGGGAGTTTAATATGGAAAAGCTAAAAATTGCAGGAGGTTATCCCCTTGAAGGTACCATTAAAGTCAGTGGGGCCAAAAATAGTGCGGTAGCCTTGATCCCGGCAACCATTCTTGCTGATTCTCCGGTCACAATCGAAGGGTTACCAGATATCTCTGATGTAAGAACGCTGAAAGATCTCTTAGAAGAAATCGGCGGTACCGTCTCATTGGAAGATGGGGATATGAGAGTAGATCCAAGTCAAATGGTGTCCATGCCTTTACCAAGCGGAAAGGTGAAAAAGCTTCGTGCTTCCTATTATCTAATGGGTGCGATGCTCGGACGCTTCAAAAAAGCGGTCATCGGATTACCGGGTGGATGCCACCTCGGGCCGCGTCCGATCGATCAACATATTAAAGGGTTCGAAGCACTTGGAGCGGAAGTCACCAACGAACAGGGTGCGATCTATCTCCGTGCCGATGAACTAAAGGGTGCCCGCATCTACCTGGATGTCGTGAGCGTCGGTGCAACGATCAACATCATGCTTGCAGCCGTTCGCGCGAAAGGCAGAACGATCATTGAAAATGCGGCAAAAGAACCTGAAATCATTGACGTTGCGACATTGCTGAGCAATATGGGTGCGAAGATCAAAGGAGCAGGAACAGACGTGATCCGCATCGATGGAGTGGACGAGCTTCACGGCTGCCGTCACACCATCATCCCTGACCGTATCGAAGCGGGGACATTCATGATCCTTGCCGCTGCAGTCGGTAAAGGGGTACTCGTCGACAATGTCATCCCGTTACATATGGAATCGGTCATCGCCAAGCTCCGTGAAATGGGAGTGCCCGTCGAAACGAATGACGATCAGATCTTCATCGGAAGAGCAGACAAGCTCAAATCCGTCGATGTGAAAACATTGGTTTACCCAGGATTCCCAACGGATCTTCAGCAGCCATTCACCACGCTGCTGAATCGTGCAGAAGGCTCTGCCGTCGTAACGGATACGATCTACTCAGCCCGCTTCAAGCATATCGATGAGCTGAGAAGAATGAATGCCACAATCAAAGTGGAAGGTCGTTCCGCCATCGTCAACGGTCCCGTCCAACTGCAGGGAGCCAAAGTGAAGGCAAGCGACCTCCGGGCAGGAGCCGCCCTCGTCATCGCAGGCTTAATGGCAGAAGGCATCACCGAAGTCACCGGCCTCGAACACATCGACCGCGGCTACAGCGACCTCGTCGCCAAACTCGAAGGCCTCGGTGCCACCATCTGGCGTGAGAAGATGTCCGTTGAGGAAATGGAGCAGATGAAGTCGTAGTTTCCGTAAAAGTTTTGCCTGTTCGGCCCATTATGTCCTACTTTTTTCGAAAAATAGTCTCTCAAACAGGTTTAATGTGTTACAATAAATCTGTCAATATGTTATACAATTTAAGAATATTGTAAAACAAAAGGGATTACGGGAGGCTATATACATGGAAAGAAGTTTATCAATGGAGCTAGTTCGAGTAACAGAGGGGGCTGCCCTTGCATCGGCACGCTGGATGGGTCGCGGAAAGAAGGATGAAGCGGACGACGCTGCAACTTCTGCCATGCGCGATGTATTCGATACCGTACCGATGAAAGGAACGGTCGTCATCGGTGAAGGGGAAATGGATGAAGCTCCAATGCTTTATATTGGTGAAAAATTAGGGACAGGCTACGGTCCGCGCGTCGATGTAGCCGTCGATCCGCTGGAAGGAACGAATATCGTTGCTTCCGGAGGCTGGAATGCACTGGCGGTACTCGCGGTGGCAGACCATGGAAACCTACTGAATGCACCAGATATGTATATGGATAAAATCGCAGTCGGACCGGAAGCGGTCGGGGAAATCGACATCAACGCTTCTGTCATCGATAACCTGAAAGCCGTTGCGAAAGCAAAGAATAAGGATATAGAAGACGTGGTGGCGACAGTCTTGAATCGCCCGCGTCATGAACATATCATCCAGCAGTTGAGAGAAGCGGGAGCCCGCATCAAGCTGATCAATGATGGAGACGTGGCAGGCGCCATGAACACGGCATTCGATCATACGGGTGTCGATATCCTGTTCGGATCCGGCGGTGCTCCAGAGGGAGTTCTTGCGGCCGTTGCGTTGAAATGCCTTGGAGGAGAAATCCAAGGAAAGCTTCTTCCACAAAACGATGCGGAACTTCAGCGCTGTATCAGCATGGGGCTGGATGTGGACAAGATCCTTCGAATGGAAGACCTCGTATGCGGTGACGATGCCATCTTTGCAGCAACAGGTGTAACAGACGGGGAACTGCTAAGAGGTGTTCAGCTCAAAGGCACATACGGCCTGACTCATTCAGTCGTCATGCGTGCAAAGTCCGGTACCGTCCGATTCATCGACGGACGCCACAGTCTTCAGAAAAAGCCGAACCTGGTCATGAGATAATAGAAACAAGCCATACAGAGAGAGAAACCAACTCCTCTTAAATAAGAGTAACGGATGGGCAGAACACATGCCCATCCACACTCTTATCACTCACTTTTTTTCTTCTTAGCTGAAAAAATGCTGCCTATCTGCCAAATCTACCTTCCTTTTTTTACCCAGTCATTGATTCTTAATGAAAAGTATGGTTACAATAGATAAGGTTTTTATCTTCAGCGTTTTTTCTTTATATATGCTTCAACTATTTCTTCATTTTTAAGAAAATCTATCCTTCTTTTTTTATTTTTAGGTAGGACAAATTAATAAAGCGTGGTGTCATAATGGAAGAGTTAACAATTTCTAGCTTAGAAAATATGAAGCTGAAAGAGCTTTATGAGCTAGCCAAACAATACAAAGTTTCTTATTATAGTAAATTAACAAAAAAAGAATTGATTTTTGCCATCCTTAAGGTTCGTGCAGAACAAGAAGGCTTCTTTTTCATGGAAGGTGTCCTGGAGATCATCCAATCAGAAGGCTTCGGTTTCCTGCGTCCGATCAACTATTCTCCGAGTTCTGAGGATATTTATATTTCTGCATCGCAAATCCGTCGTTTCGATCTTCGAAACGGGGATAAAGTATCGGGAAAAGTACGTCCTCCGAAAGAAAACGAGCGTTATTTCGGACTGCTTCATGTTGAAATGGTGAACGGGGAAGAACCTGATTCTGCGAAAGAGCGCGTGCATTTCCCAGGATTGACGCCTTTATACCCTGACCGTCAAATGAAGCTTGAAACAGAACCGAATAAAATTTCCACACGTGTGATGGATTTGATCGCACCGGTCGGATTTGGACAGCGTGGTCTCGTCGTAGCACCGCCTAAGGCTGGTAAGACGATGCTGATCAAAGAAATCGCGAACTCAATCACGACGAATCATCCGGAAGCAGAATTGATCATTCTTCTGATCGATGAGCGTCCAGAGGAAGTAACGGACATCGAACGTTCTGTTGAAGCAGAAGTGGTCAGCTCGACATTCGATGAAGTCCCGGAAAACCATATCAAGGTCGCGGAACTTGTTCTTGAGCGCGCCATGCGTTTAGTGGAACACAAGCGTGACGTCATCATCCTGATGGATAGTATCACACGTCTCGCACGTGCGTATAATCTCGTCATCCCGCCAAGTGGACGAACTCTTTCCGGTGGTATCGACCCTGCTGCGTTCCACCGTCCGAAACGATTCTTTGGGGCAGCCCGTAACATTGAAGAGGGTGGAAGCTTGACGGTTCTTGCAACGGCCCTTGTTGACACAGGTTCACGTATGGACGACGTCATTTATGAAGAATTCAAAGGGACAGGTAACCTTGAACTTCATCTGGACCGTTCCCTTGCAGAGAGACGCATCTTCCCGGCCATCGACATCCGTCGTTCCGGAACGCGTCGTGAGGAACTTCTTATCAAACCGGATCATCTAGAAAAACTGTGGGCAATCAGAAAAGCCATGTCCGATCAGCCTGATTTCGCCGAGAAGCTTATGCGCAAGCTGAAGCAATCGAAGACGAATGAAGAATTTTTCAATGTGTTGACAGAAGAGTCCAAGAAGCGTTAATCTAGTAATCGAATGATTTTTCAAGGAAAAGGGTGACTGGAATTTCCAGTTTTGCAGGTTGCAAAAATACCTTGTCCTTGTTATAATGATATCAATGTGTTTTTAAAAACTGGATGTGGTAAGGGGCTGGCTATTACTCTCATGCTTATGCTCATATCACATATATCTTCGTAATAAATTACTCTGTCTCAGATGATTCAGGGCGGAAGGAGATGAAAGAAATGAAATCAGGAATTCATCCTAAGTACAACACGATCAAAGTTAGCTGTGCTTGCGGTAACGAATTTGAAACTGGTTCTGTAGCGGAAGAAATGCGCGTTGAGGTATGTTCTGAATGCCATCCATTCTACACAGGACGTCAGAAATTCGCTGACGCTGGTGGACGTGTTGACCGTTTCAACAAAAAATACGGTCTTAAAAATCAACAACAATAATGAAGAGACAGAAGGCCGCATCGAACGCCTTTGTGCGTAGGTGCTCACCCTTCTCTTCTATTAGAAAAACAGGCAAGGATCTTCATGCTTGCCTGTTTTTTATTACGTTTAAAGCAAATGGTTGAAGAAATAGAGGCAGTTCCAATTGAGCTGTGCCTCTTTTTTTCTGCCAAATTACTGAATTCTAAGCATGATTCCCGTACATAAAGGAATGCTTTATACTAATAAGTAGTCCGTTTTCACTAACAGCCAGGCTGTTTTTTATAGATCAATGTGTAAGGAAGGAGAGGCGCTTTCGTGTATGTCATGAAACAAACGGGTTGGGTAGAAGTCATTTGCGGCAGCATGTTCTCAGGGAAATCCGAGGAACTGATCCGCCGGGTCCGACGCACTCAATTTGCCAAACAAGAAATTGCTGTGTATAAGCCAAAACTAGATAATCGCTACAGCGATGAATCGGTTGTATCTCATAATGGTACCTCTGTCATTGCCAAAGCAGTCGAGGAGTCAAGCTTGATCCTTGATGACCTGAATCCAGAGGTGGATGTCGTTGCCATCGATGAGGTTCAATTTTTTGACGAAGGCATCGTCGACGTCGTCCAAAAATTAGCGAACAGCGGATACCGTGTCATTCTCGCTGGTCTTGATCAGGATTTCCGGGGAGAGCCATTCGGCCCGATGCCGGATTTGATGTCCATTGCAGAACAAGTGACGAAGCTTCAAGCCGTTTGTGCCGTCTGTGGTTCTCCGGCAAGCCGTACTCAGCGTCTGATCAATGGTGAACCGGCTTGTTACGATGATCCCGTCATCCTTGTCGGCGCATCTGAAGCGTACGAGCCAAGATGCCGCCATCATCATGAAGTACCGACCGGGATGAGCGTCACTCCGGATATGGTGAAGGAAGTATAAAATTTTTGAACAAAGTCTTGGGTTTGGGGCTTTGTTTTTTTATGTTTTTCTATGTGTAATTGCGTATTTTTACATATATTCCCTCTACGCACATCTACAGCCCGATTCAAACCCATGCATAACCACCCTCCTCCAGGAAAACCTAAAAGCAGGAGGTGTGAAAGCATGAAAAAGATCGCATTAGCTTTATCATTTACCGTTTTCTTTCTTTTGATTACAGCATGCGGGGTGAATCAGGAGTCGGAATACGGCGTGCATAATGACAGCGGCGGTACCCGTTTTATTGATAATCGAAAAGCGGAGATGGATAAGCGCCAGGATAAAAATGTGCGGGAAATCACCGATCAAAATCCCAATTTCCCGAACCTGACCAATTCTCAAGGTACGACTTCCACGACGACCGGTGTGTATGAAGACAAAGCCCGTGAAGTGGTAAGGGATTATTCGAAATTCCAGCCGGATGAGGTCTGGATCAATGGGAATCAAATGTGGGTGACGGCTCATACGAAGAAAGAGATGAACATGGCCGAGACCGATAAAGAGGAAGCTATGCTCAAAGACAAACTGCAAAGAGCGATTCCCCGATACGATATCAATGTGAAAATCACCGAAAGATAATGAAAAGGGGGAGCTCAATCGGCTGCCCCTTTTTACGTAAAATCCTCCCCTCTCCATTCCCGCTCCTCCTTGTGTTTACATACACCATATAATATAATTGTACTGTTATGGATTAAAATTGAGGTGAATAGCTGTGTTCGATCGTTTACAAGCAGTGGAAGATCGCTATGATAAGTTAAATGAACTGTTGAGTGATCCAGAAATTGTGAATGACCCAAAGAAGCTAAGAGATTATTCAAAAGAACAATCAGACATCCAAGCAACGGTAGAAGCATATCGAGAATATAAAGAATTGACCGGGCAGTATAAAGACGCGAAGGCGATGCTGGATGATAAGCTTGATGCTGATATGCGTGAAATGGTGAAGGAAGAAGTTTCCGAGCTTGAAGAGCAAATCGAAGCGTTGGAAGCCCGTCTGAAAATATTATTGATCCCGAAAGACCCGAATGATGACAAAAACGTCATCATGGAGGTCCGCGGTGCAGCAGGTGGAGATGAAGCCGCCCTGTTTGCCGGTGACTTATATCGCATGTACAGCCGCTTCGCTGAATCCCAAGGTTGGAAGATCGAAGTCATGGAAGCGAACTCCACTGGTGTCGGTGGTTACAAAGAGATCATCTTCATGATTAACGGGAACGGTGCATTCTCTAAAATGAAGTACGAAAACGGGGCACACCGTGTGCAGCGTGTTCCTGAAACAGAATCCGGCGGACGTATCCATACGTCGACGGCAACGGTTGCCTGCCTGCCGGAAGCGGAAGAAGTCGAAGTGGATATCCACGATAAAGATATCCGTGTTGATACCTTCGCATCCAGCGGCCCGGGAGGACAAAGCGTTAACACGACCATGTCTGCCGTGCGTCTGACGCATATCCCGACAGGCGTCGTTGTATCATGTCAGGATGAAAAGTCCCAAATCAAGAACAAAGAAAAAGCGATGAAAGTACTCCGTGCCCGCGTGTACGATAAATTCCAGCGCGAGGTTCAAGCAGAATACGATGCGAATCGTAAATCTGCCGTCGGTACCGGTGACCGTTCAGAGCGTATCCGTACGTACAATTTCCCACAAAACCGCGTCACGGATCACCGCATCGGCCTGACGATCCAGAAGCTTGATCAAATCCTAGAAGGAAAGATGGATGAAGTCATCGATGCATTGATCATCGAAGATCAGTCCAAACTTCTTGAAAGACTGGAAGAATAGTCATGGTGACGGTATTTGAAGCCCTGAAATGGGCTTCTTCTTTTTTAGTCGAAAATGGCCGCGATGAGAATGTGGGAGAAATCTATCTGCGGCATTTGCTCGGCATGTCAAGATCACAGCTGCTGGCAGAACAGCGGAGGTCCGTCCCTCAAGAGAAATGGGAAGAGTTTCAGGCGGGCATCCGCCGACATAGCATTGGTGTGCCGATTCAGCATATTATTGGAACTGAGGAGTTTTATG
The DNA window shown above is from Rossellomorea vietnamensis and carries:
- a CDS encoding sugar ABC transporter ATP-binding protein, whose product is MASPLLTMSGINKSFSGVKALKNARFDVREGEVHALLGANGAGKSTLMKILSGAYVGDSGDIILLSEKRVYESPKEAKEHGIHCVYQEVDTAIVPELSVAENICLDQFSQKGSLFITQKKLKKEAEAAMSKIGAESIPLHQPAASLSLAEKQLVLIARSLLHKAKVLILDEPTAPLSSSETERLFQVIDDLKEEGVGIIFISHRLPEVFQISDRITVMRDGETVGTYETHQTSSHEIIEAMLGGAFQTDFQKGSLVAGETLYEVKGLDDGRKVKDIHLSVKEGEIVGVVGLVGAGKTELAKALFGTSHLEGGEFFLKGRKLKIHSPKEAVQNGLALVPEERRKEGLFIHESVQHNLSFPSLKKVSNGLWINKKKERKLAQEKIRSLGIKTAHEDVQANFLSGGNQQKVSIGKWLTDEASVFLFDEPTKGVDVGTKKEIFSLIQSLAEKRRGILYFSCELQEILTISDRILVMYDGRIVKELTKEEATQETILFYASGGTDVHERQDTRLTI
- a CDS encoding ABC transporter permease, whose translation is MKGKILDLLFKYGAIVLMAVILLFFSFYNPFFCTYGNLSDILRSISIVTLVAVGVTFTLIVDGFDLSVGSTVSLSTVVTASLMVWYEAPLWIVLLAPLLVGAGVGLFNSLLIVKFGIPDLLATLGAMYIISGVHRTYTEGYSIYNHMPMTTGGTAPGEFSDTFLWIGQGKWLGLPVPVWIMLVLVAIVYVIMHFTTWGRILYMTGGNEEASRLSGVRVKRVKLIAYVLSGIFASIGGILFTARVGSGQMDAGAPLLMEAVAAVFVGFSVLGAGKPNILGTFFGAALIGVLLNGLTMMNLPYYAFEIIKGSVLVLALAVTYIHAKKRKA
- a CDS encoding DUF2529 domain-containing protein, which codes for MIKMFTTQLTGLFKRIYDKQEFEIEDGARLLAQAAIGQGSIYIKAYREMEAVTAEALFGAEPLPSAKRYDSSIELTEADRVLIVTRYSTDEEAVAFAKKLSADGVPFVAVSGMVEGEESLMDLADIHLDTKVIKGMLPGDEIGERVSFPSSMAALYLYFALGFVIREMLEEYED
- a CDS encoding response regulator, with the protein product MNEKILIVDDQFGIRILLNEVLQKEGYQTFQAANGIQALEIVDKHSPDLVLLDMKIPGMDGIEILKRMKQKDADIRVIIMTAYGELDMIQEAKDLGALTHFAKPFDIDDIRQAVRQYIPV
- the fdaB gene encoding class IIb fructose-bisphosphate aldolase FdaB, whose product is MPLVSMKDMLIQAKEKSYAVGQFNLNNLEFTQAILQAAEEEKSPVILGVSEGAARYMSGFKTVVKMVEGLMEDLNITVPVAIHLDHGSSFEKCKEAIDAGFTSVMIDASHGPFEENIETTSKVVEYAHSKGVSVEAELGTVGGQEDDVVADGVIYADPKECQEMVERTGIDTLAPALGSVHGPYKGEPNLGFKEMEEIGAATGVPLVLHGGTGIPTKDIQKAISFGTAKINVNTENQIASAKAVREVLAADTEVYDPRKYMGPAREAIKATVAGKMREFGSSNQA
- the fsa gene encoding fructose-6-phosphate aldolase encodes the protein MKFFIDTANMSEIKEAFNWGIISGVTTNPSLVAKEKGVTFEDRLKEITDLVPGSVSAEVIALDAEGMIKEGRELAKIAPNITVKLPMTPDGLTAASTFAKEGIKTNVTLIFSANQALLAARAGATYVSPFLGRLDDIGHDGLELVSQIAEIFAIHGLETEIIAASTRHPQHITEAALRGAHIATVPLKVLKQLFQHPLTDKGIDAFLKDWNNR
- a CDS encoding UDP-N-acetylglucosamine 1-carboxyvinyltransferase is translated as MEKLKIAGGYPLEGTIKVSGAKNSAVALIPATILADSPVTIEGLPDISDVRTLKDLLEEIGGTVSLEDGDMRVDPSQMVSMPLPSGKVKKLRASYYLMGAMLGRFKKAVIGLPGGCHLGPRPIDQHIKGFEALGAEVTNEQGAIYLRADELKGARIYLDVVSVGATINIMLAAVRAKGRTIIENAAKEPEIIDVATLLSNMGAKIKGAGTDVIRIDGVDELHGCRHTIIPDRIEAGTFMILAAAVGKGVLVDNVIPLHMESVIAKLREMGVPVETNDDQIFIGRADKLKSVDVKTLVYPGFPTDLQQPFTTLLNRAEGSAVVTDTIYSARFKHIDELRRMNATIKVEGRSAIVNGPVQLQGAKVKASDLRAGAALVIAGLMAEGITEVTGLEHIDRGYSDLVAKLEGLGATIWREKMSVEEMEQMKS